The Micropterus dolomieu isolate WLL.071019.BEF.003 ecotype Adirondacks linkage group LG14, ASM2129224v1, whole genome shotgun sequence DNA segment ATTTTGCTTCTTGCAAGCCTGAACCTTATTTTGTGGAATTACAAGCTCCCCGCTCTAAGTAAGTGGACTTTGGTCTCTTCTAAACTTGCCTATTCAGCTGCAACAGAGTCTGTCCTGGCGGATTAAAGACGGAAACACGCTTTTCCCTGCAAAACCCGCGCCCCTTTGACTGCACAGACTGAGGGCTGAGCTGTCATCGCAAAAACCCTGTCAATAAGCTTTATTTGGTCGCTATAAGAAATTATTATATCcgatatatacatataaattatATGCAATTTTAATTTGCGATTTCTTTTGATTCGTTCttagattgtttttaaatatcatGTAGATTACAGATCAACTGTCATTACTCAAATAGACACAAGCAGgcaatttaaaacaattttaaaagtaCAGAATGACGAGCAAAAATTAGTAAAATTTGAAAAGAGACTTTTCAAAAGGCTTTTCAGGACCATTTGGCTTTGTTTGAGTAAATAGCCTAAAAAAGAGATGGAGTCCTTTAGATCAGCTTCCAACTTGCTGTTGAACCTAAATCAAAGGCGCCTGAAACCTGTTTCCCCACATGTAGAATATAATGACTATCTCTTAAATGCgctgttattattgttaacGTACCCTGCATCTGACAGGAGACTGTTCCAAAAGAGTTTTCTGCAGCGACACACCCATGTCCCACCAatctgatacacacacacacacacacacacacacacacacacacgtactgaCAGAGAGCGTCTCCTCTTCTCATTACTGTCCAGATCGTCTGAAAAGATGCTGCTCCTACTACTGGGAATCATCCTCCTGCACATCGCTGGTCTGGTTCTCTTGTTTGTGTCAACAATAGTCAGCGTAAGTAAAACTGTCAttatgttttgggggtttttttggctTTGTTCAGATGCCAATTTAAGGATTAAATTGTAGATAAAAATTGACTAAACCCCACAATTGAAGCTTACAGGCATCTAATGTATGTTTTCTCTCTATAATTTCAATTAAACCTGATTACTAAagacttcataattgtgtcttAGGAATTTAAATGTGCCAATGAAAGTTTTTTCCTGATCCATTTGGTGCTGCTCTTCACACATTACTGAACAGATTGTATGTTGTTGACACCAGGTATGGACATCAGGTGAAACTAGCACCTCAGACCTCTGGATAAACTGCTCTACTGCCAATGGAGGATACCACTGTGAACCAGCATCATCTGGAGGTCAGACTGCAGACCACTTAACTATATAGCATTAATACAACTTCAACAACTTATTTAATATGTATTTTCAACACACCAGCTAGTGCCGGACATTTAATGCTCTGCTGTTAAACTGTGATACATTATGGATTTCTTCCCTGATAAGTGTTTTGGGCAAAATGTTCTCAACTAAAAAGCCTGATAGAAGTGAAACAAGTTTAAACCATCCACCTTGATATTATTGGGGGACTTAATCTTTGGAAAATTACTTGCTGTAATCCAACATTTACCATGTTGATGATGTGGGTGTGTCACGGCTCCTCTGGGACTCTGGTGCCATCTAGGGCAGAGAATGTGGCAGTGTCGTTTTGAAGCGCTAGCTGATAGGCTGCCGCCGTATAAATAGTCGTGGTGTGATGTCCATATTCAGGTTTCGTGTTGGGAGTCCATAGTGACAGGAGTTAGAGAGTTGTGGATCAGGGTGGGGCAGCAGAGGGTATTTAAAGTTTTagatctatgtgtgtgtgtctgcctgcctgtgtttgAAAGCAGGGAGACCTTGGGCTACCTCATGCAGAACATAGCATGCTGATGGTGGGTCACGCCCAGTGTCAGATCATAGTGTCCAGTGATAGTCTGCAGGGATCATTAGGACAATTTAAGACAGCAGCTGCAGGTTTAGGGATTTATTTAGACAGTCAGCCACCTCCACATGTTTGAATTAGATAAGATAAAGAGGAGTATGGATATGTAGATTCCACAATTTTTGAAGACCCCTTCCTAATAACATTTCCATTGTCAGGAAATTAATGATTTAGCAACCAGTAAATGTAAGATTACTGTTGAGTAGCTGAATGTTTTGCTACTAAATGTGCCGTCACAGTGGTGCAGAAGGTGCTGGCTGAAGCGGAGTGATGTCATTTGTCTAGAATGAGCTGTGctcagcctgtgtgtgttttgtcagggCAGCAGCGCCTGTATACTCTGCCAGGTAGTTTGATGGTGCAGCCAGTTTGTTTGACTTGCTTTCATTAGTCTACTGACGCACAGTGTTTATTTAAGAAGGCGTGCATGCTAGGGTCTGTGCTTTGGCTTAGGGAGATGGAAGATAGTGGTCTACTCTCACGTGGGGGCCAAGCCAGCATTCAATAGGGCATTTTGAAGCTTTGCTGAGCAGTCAAGTTCCTTCTGAAGTGAGTCATAATCATGGTCATGATAGTTATTTTTGGGACATTTCTGGAACTTCTGAGTTTCCCCTTTTTATTGCCTAAGTTACAAAAATATTGCCTGCATTTAATTTTGATGACGCCCAAGTGAGCAATATCTCATGTCACAGTTATCACATGCTGAGCTTCAGTTAAACATCACATCCTGACAGCCAGGAAAATTACTTCATAGAATTTACTCGCtctaaaattagctttttagGAAGAATGTCTTCTTCTCCAACTCAAGGCCTACAATGCATAAACATTGTGAAGTAAATACTACATCcgttttatttctgttgtgcACTAGCACAGTGGGGTGTAGAGCCTCAGTACAGAAGGCAGAAAGACACCAAAGATCAGCAGTTATTTTCCTGTTTGGTCTTCAGTAGAAGCTGTACATTTATGCATTGGAAATACCACAATCATAAACCACAGCAttcatgtaaatatttaaatgtgagTCATACTTGCTTATCAGTGATATTCTGAGCCCTGAACCCCGCCTCATGCTAGGAAATGCCCCATGTCACAGTTTCCTACTACTAGTcagtgaaggaaggaaggaggacaACATCTGTTTATCAGAAAGCAGTGAGGTATTGTCTGTATTTATAGGTGAGCACTATTCATAGGAGAGGGATGGAACATTTTACCCATTTCTCAACGTTATCACACAGTATTATGTAACATCTGTAAACAGGATCATTATAGTGGATTCTAATTGCGGCTCTGGTGCAGTATTGTGCTGGCGGCATTTTGTGGATGGAGATTTACCGTGTGTCATGTTTCCTCCCATATATCATGAACCAATGATCATTAAGACATACTGTGGCGCTGTCATTGTAGGCAACCTGACTCCAAAATGGCAAACCTGTGCAATCATTCAAGATACTGTTTCCCTTCAAATCTATAACagagatatttcagtgtttctacAGGAAAACTGTATAATTCTCTGTAAATGTCTACAGACAAAATACGATACGGGGCtatgaagtgtttttattttagcctCCAGTGTTGTGTTGTGGTTAGTCAAAGTCGTAACATCACACAAAGTAAGCTGACTTACTTAATTAATCATCCTTTTCGTTCACAAGTATGAAAAGTAATAATTTATGCATCATGCCCTTTCCACAGTGTTATAAGTGCTCCCCATTAAACTGCTACATTCCTTTGATTTACATAATGCAACAGAATCAACAAACCACAGATAGCTGAGAATGCTGAAAGAAACACGTCAGAGATTTGAATGTCAGAGTTTGGCAGTGGCATGGATACAGATGGAGTCATGATAAAAGTCCACTTTTATAGACTTATCTGAAATATTTGCTAATACTAGGATAGGGCAGAAGCATATGAGTGGACTGGGATGTCACAAAAACACGACAGTAACAGCAGGTACAGCGAGAGAGTTGGATAGGCATAGAGAAAGGGAGAGTGTGCTCTTTGGAAACCTGAGAAGCTAAGGACGCGGCATGGATAACCCTCAGACAAGAAATAGACCATATTTGGAAATCCTGGGATTTCTGGCATGGTGGCACGATTGaagcacagacacaaaaacacaaccagACACGCCGATGGATAGCACAGATAGATGGTCTTCCCTGTCAATACAGTTGTCTAATGAGTTAATGTGTTCGAGCAGCCTGGCCTTGGAGGACTAGCAGTAACAATCAATGCGGTACATTTAGTCAGTTGTCCAGCTGCAAGGAGCGTGCAGAGCTTTTAGGAACAAGATACCTAGGTTTAATTGTTATGGATCCATTACACATTCCCAGAAATAAAAATGGCCAGGGCTAGCTCATTATGTTCTCTTTGAGGGGTTGCTTAAATTCAGCAGAGACAAGACCAGTGaaagtacatttgttttttcatttgtctCCACTTACCTTTTTATACAATCAGCAAGTCAatgttatatataaattatgcattggataatgatgataatacaagtttaataattataatgaacCATCTTGTTTTCAAGGTAGTcctaaaaaaataatgatgattGTGGGTCTGTTACTAACAACactctttttcttctccctcctccccctaCAGTGTGGATTCAAGCGGTCCAGGCTCTCATGATTCTATCCATCATCTTCAGctgcctgtctctcttcctcttcttctgccaGCTCTTCACTTTGCAGAAGGGTGGACGCTTCTTCCTCACTGGAACCTTCCAGATCCTTGCCAGTGAGTTCAATCCCCCTTGACACTCCCTCACAAATCCATCGACAACACAACTGAGATCACATTAACAATAGATAAATCAAATAGACAATACTCTGGTATATTTTTGACTAGTATCAACACAAAACAAGTAAAAATTATATTGGATCCAGTATCCACTAGTTTAGGAGTGCATTTTCATCCGTCTGTAGTTTTTCGTTGATCAGATTTTCCCTCTCCTAGttacatcttcaaattgcttgttttcttGTAGACTCCAAAACCCAAAGGCATTCAATTGAAAATcgtataaaacagagaaaggcaGCTAAACCTCAAGTTATTTCCTTGACATACAATCACTTGCTAGTCAGCTTAAGACTAATGTTTTCAGCACAACTCTGATGTGCTCAATTAGTTCAGTAACACATGAGCtgtctaaaaatacactgctcaCAAAAATCCAACACAGACAAACCAATAGCAGATGCTCACACTTCATCTTCTGTTGCAGATAATCAAATTAAGAGAGTCTGAGCCTGTTACTAATGGTTTAATGCTCAGCTTGTCTATTGTACTTCATGCCCTTTGGCCAGAGAGCAGCTCTACTGCCAGTCCATTGTGGGCTCTCTTGGCAGCCCTTTCCAACATCCCAGGTATGCTCTCTGTACTGTGCCAGCGCATTGCCTGGAACCCAGGTGCCCACTCAGCCAAACAGGAATGACACTGGGCATGCTGCCAGCAGCGCAAGTTAAAATGTCAGGAAGGCTGGCAGTGCGGGGGTCTGAAAGCAGATTATGCCATGTCGGACCATGGAGGTGGGCGGAGCAGGAGAGGCTTGCAAAGGCTGGATTGCGGTTCAATAAGCATGAAACACAGTGATGTAATGAGGAAGCCTGTCTTCTGGGAAACACTGACCTGCTCGACATGGTTCAGCCCAGGCCACAAGAGCACAATACTGCAGAGAAACATGATCTGATGATTGAACAAGATGATGGCAGCATTATTCAATGCTCACTTTTTCCTCCCTGCAGGTTTGTTTGTGATGAGCGGAGCCATCATCTACACAGTGATGAGTCCGGATTGGGTGCCGGAGACAGTCTTCTTCGGCTACTCCTACATCCTGGCGTGGGTGGCCTTCCCTTTGGCGCTGATCAGCGGACTCATCTATGTCATCTTGAGGAAGCGAGAATGAGCCATCACTCCATCCCAGTGTTCCCAGTAACCCCCTGTCCAAATGCAAGTGTCATCAGTGCTCCTCTGAAGTTTAAGTTCTGATGCCTGAGTACCAATGGCCACTGGAGCCACCGGCCAATACATCCAGATCACAGCAAGGGGGGGTAATACCAAACATCAACATGTAAaccaacacaaaaacaaccaaTACTGTCTCAGTTAAAAGATGTATATAGTATCTATGGTTTAAAACCTATTTATAACACTTTTTACATATATGTACATAGTTTTGTGTTGCTCTGTCAACAGATGAGCTTTGTTTCAGCTGATTAAGtgccttgtttgtttgtttgtaatgaaGAAATAATTAGATGCTATTttgttgtgtatgtatgtatttttgttgcctttttctgttttgctaATTGCCAAAGAATTAGTAAAAAAGTTTCTTGAAGTATATTAACCAAACTGCATGTATAGAAATAGAAAGGTTAGATGAAGAAGATTTTTTGGATGGGCTTGCTTCACAAAAAGAGTGGTAACATCCATGGACGTAGCATAGCCATGAAATATAGATTTGGTCTTTTTCTAATTGTGAATTTGcaagtttcagtgtttttaatttcagaatttttctatttcttattttcaacaaaagaTGGTGCTATGTATTTATCATTCCTATTACTGAAAGCAACAGAGTTACTTTGTTAATGTTTAGAGTCAAACATCTTGCCATGAATTTAAGTGAGAATCAGACAGAGGTACACTTGTACATACAGTGCCTGACTGCTTCTATAGGGAACACAGCCTATTTCACATTGCAGTGTCAGATTTTTTTCATCAgctactgtaaaacaaaataataataattgagtTTGGGGTGGTGTATCAAGTCACTTGGAATGTCAGTATTATTCTGTGAGCTTGTGAGGAGTTGGATCACAGTGAAATTACTTTATATAAGCTTTATATTCGGTCTGTTTGCTTTACTTTTCCCTCATTCTGATGTTTGTGTTCACCTGGTGTGTATGGCCGATAAAGTCTCAAGAAGCCAAATTGCCTATTTAGTAGAATAccataaaacaaattaaaacaatgggGCATAATAGcctaagaaaataaatatacatcTAACGTTATTAGAAACAATTGTCACAGAGTTGAAGCCATATAAGAAAATACCAGATTGtaggaaaaacatatttaatattaacTCTATATGTGAGGAAAAGGACAGAGAGGTTTGCAGTGATGATTCAAACGTCTGTTTCACATACTTGAAGTTTTACATGCTGCAGTCTCTGCCCACTGGCGCCTAGATGGTTTTTTCTTCTACtatataaaacactgtttataTGTTGTGCATAACAgatgttgatgttgatgttgcTCTAGCCTAAAACATTCACTTACTCAATAAAACTACTCTCACATTATCTAATACTGTGTATTCCACTGATACAAGGGACTGGATTCATGCTAACACTTAATGCATGTTGAGCTAGAAACTACATAAAGCAGAATTTCAAGTAATTTCCTAGGCTGGTTATGCTGTCTGCCTGTAAACTCTGAAACACACTGCTGTGCTCTACCTTACAGTGATCATTCTCCGGTGGATTAAATAAGCTGCCTTGTGCATGTGGTTGCAAATACTGTGACTTGTGTTGCACACACTGGGGCAAAGGCACGGCAGGTTGCACCCAATGCCAGTTATTCAAAACATGCAGCTAGTGTTTCAGTGTCAACATTGTCACTCATAGCATCAGAAATTAGAGGACTTGGACGTGTCTTGTAC contains these protein-coding regions:
- the pmp22b gene encoding peripheral myelin protein 22b, with the translated sequence MLLLLLGIILLHIAGLVLLFVSTIVSVWTSGETSTSDLWINCSTANGGYHCEPASSGVWIQAVQALMILSIIFSCLSLFLFFCQLFTLQKGGRFFLTGTFQILASLFVMSGAIIYTVMSPDWVPETVFFGYSYILAWVAFPLALISGLIYVILRKRE